The genomic window caaaccgtagcctggctttttatggtggttttggagcagtggcttcttccttgctgagcggcctttcaggttatgtcgatatagactctttttactgtggaaaaatatacttttgtacctgtttcctccagcatcttcacaaggtcctttgctgttgttctgggattgatgtgcactttccacaccaaagtacgttcatttctaggagacagaacgcgtctccttcctgagcggtatgacggctgtgtggtcccatggtgtttacacttgggtactattgtttgtacagatgaatgtggtgccttcgggcatttgtaaattgctcccaaggatgaaccagacttgtggaggtctacaattttttttctggggtcttggctgatttctttattttcccatgatgtcaagcaaagaggcactgagtttgaaggtaggcaatGAAATACAgctacacctccaaatgactcaaattatgtcaattagcctatcagaagcttccagagccatgacataattttctggaattttccaagctgtttaaaggcacagtcaacttaatgtatgtaaacgtctgacccactggaattgtgatgcagtgaactATGAGtcaaataatttgtctgtaaacaattgttggaaaaatgacttgtgtcatgcacattgtagatgtcctaaccgacctacttcaactgtaggtacacAACTATCTTAATGTATGATTGCACaggatctttaaaaaaaatatatgttttgtatttcatttggCAAGGGAATTATATACTACACTAACTCAATGGTATTAGTTGATTTGTTATTTCAAGGTTGGTAAGCAGGACAAGACCAACCACACAATGTGGAGATAAGAGGTTGGAAGACATTCCCATTCCCAATCATCCTATGTCTCCAGCAAAAGTGGATCCAAAACATGCTGAATGGCAGATGTCATTATCATTCAGTGACTCTGCAAGTGGACAGGGTGGTAGTTCATTATTCTTTAGAAGTGGTTGAATACCATGTACTAGGCCTATGACACCCAGACAGCATAGCAGGACATATGAGATTATGAAATTATGAAGTCTTGTGAAAGCAAAATCAAGGGCAACAATCATAATATATTTTCATTGTTTATTGTAATAACAAAGATAGACCATCATTTTTGTGTTAACCACTTGAATTAGATAAAGTTAAGGACATGCAGAATTTTCAATGACATTAGTCAGCTACCTTCCAGTTACCATTTCTTACAATATAGATGCACTTAGTAATTTTGCATAGTGTTCTGGGCAGTATCTTTGCAGGTACACATCCATTTTTCCTTGAACCCTCTGATCGCCAGACAAACCTAAagatgagggggagagggtgaaatagggaaaaataaagaaaatattaaatatttctaaaataaATATAACATAAATACAAAATGAACCGTAAGATGTGACATTACAGCACAGAATAAAGTTGTAATAACATGGTAATGATATGGTAACAAGTTATAGTTACTTACATTGAAATGTTATTTGCCCAGATACCCCGTAATTTCAGTATAATTATATTCTTATTTCAGGGTTACACCACATACTTTGTGCCATAGTATAGAGGGGTAACAATACAGATCCCTTTTTCCAACCATTTTCCTTATTAAACTCTTATTTCATCCTTAAAATCTTATAACAAACTATTACCCTTAAACATGAATGTAATTATACTGAAATTAAGGGTTATGAATGTTTTATTGTGAGTATAAATAATTTGTTACATTACTATTACCATGTTTTCACAATTTTATTCCATGATGTAACATAAAGTGCTACCAAATGATCTATAAGAAGACATTAGTACAATACATCCATCAATCTGTATGATGCATGCTTTCTGGCAGAAACAACCATTACCATGAAAATTAAAAGAGAAAGAATAATAAGTGCATAAATGACTGATACCCAGCATCCCCTACTCACCCAGTCTTTGGGCAGTCTTTTCAATCTTCCTCAGTGCAGACTGAATGTCTTCTCCCTTTGGCACGAGAACCTCTATCTCCCCTACACAATAGCCAAAGTCGGCCTGGTCAAGGTCTACACGAACTCCACTTTCATCTCCTTCCCCCCCAAAAGTGAATGAACACCTCTGTGTTGTGAACTCTGCAAAGCAAACCAGATTCAGTTCCATCAGCCAGGACTCATTCCCTGTGGGGCAATTCTCTGCACCTTCAGTTTTGGGTGTGTCTTGATGGACCACTGGGTGCGTCTGGTTGGCAGTTTTTTGCTCCCCATTACCTTCTTTCATGAACTCTCTCACTTTCAACTGAATTTGAGACAGATTGGTTATCTCCTGATAGCGTGAACACAGTTCTGCCTTCTGAGGCTCCCCCACTCTGTCTTCTGCCTTTGTAACTGTAGTGCATTTGAGTTCCCAACATCCCTGGCGACAACGCAACCACACATCTCTCAAGGTGAGAAGGAAGTCTGGGGTGTCAAAATACTTGTCTTGGAATTGTTTCTGACCAATACACACTGCTGGTGAGAGAAAGGTTGCAAAAAAGAGGGAAGGGTGCAGAGAAAATGTATTACATATCGTTTGAATGAATGGTTTTCACTGCTGAAAAGGATGCAATTTTGTTTTTAATTTCTAAGTATACTGAGAAATGATATCAAGTAAGTATTAGAAATAAAATCTTTCCTGATAAAACTAAATTAACAGTGTAGTCTACATTTGAGCTTTCTTTACCAACCTTCATCAGCAGCATTCCACTATAATTAATCTAGTAGTTAGCCCACATTATACATTCAAATGGTGCATTCTATATTGTAAGTAGCCTACACCAATCATATTTTTTGGTGTTTCTAATATAAAATCAAGAGTTATGGAGATGCCCTCTGGGCACAATGGTACAACTTGGAGGCTACACACCTCCTATCTCTTCCAATTGTTTCTGAATGTCAGCGTCACAGACAAATTTCCTCTCCACTTCCACACTCATTGTACTCTGTAATGACACAAATTTATCAGCATCAAAATGCTCACTGTGAAATAAATTAATCTAACAACTACACATGATAAATTCAATTTGGGAAATAGTATATGGTCCCAATATTGGCCTTGCTGCCGTGTGGAAACGTAGCTACGATCTGTAATAAATACAGAGCGCGTGCAGGAGTAACACTAGATTAGTACATTAGCGTTAAACATTTGATATAGGCTACACCTCACCTCCATTTAACGACCGCTATTACCGATTCAACAGTCTTGTAAAATAGGTTCAAGACTGTTGATTGAGCTTTCACTAAATCACTGACAGCCGCAAGTATTTTAGGCAGGCGCAGTGTGGACACCTAGGTGCTTACTGCATTCATGAGCATCATAGCCCGTCATAATAACGCAGAACAATTACTTTACAGAGATTGGAAAACCATTGTTAGTACCGTTTTTAAACCTATAAtctatactatttgtatttttgttaTAACCGTAATCCCCCATATTTCGTGAATAATTAAACTATTGTCATGCAGTACTACACAATATGATGTACAGTAATATAAAAGGGCTTGGTGAACATACTGTAACAAGTGTCCTAATTGGACAGGGGTCCTATTAGGCCTAATTGGGAAATGCCAATCTCATTCTATAGCCTACTGATGGATTGAGAAACGAAATAGAGACCAAATAGCTCTAATCAAAGACATATATTGTCTCACCATGATTATAAGTAGATGTACAATTTTACGTAGCGTTTTGTCTAGATACATGTTCTATGCATGTTGTGATTGTTTAACATTTCAATATGTAGGCTATTCGCCCTGCTTGTTTATTTTAATCTGATGACTCCATAGAGGATCAGGATTTTGGGTATGCAATCTGATTCAATCCGGTTGATTGAATTCTACAAATGCTTTTTCAGATCAAGGGACATGGCTCTGGAGAGTCCCTCTCATCATGCTTCATTACATTAAACTGCAGCACTGGTTCGACGAGACAAATATTAGGCTATCTGAATAAACTAATATTGTTACATAAAGGTTTTATAGTGACGCCAAATGTATTCTTCCCTACTGAATGTCAGATATCAGCCTTGGGGGGAGCTGTCGTGTGTTTACTagagggaagaggggaaagagagagggcgaatgagggagggagagaacaggcgAGGGAGGGCGAGCAAGAGAAAACTTTTCAGTTTTAAAGAGCGAGAGGAAGCGTGCGCTGGAGCGACGACCATGCAGGTAAATGCATTAGCTAATTGCTCTGAAGTTAATTAAACGATATTGCCGTTTGCTTAATTGCGATTGTGCGTTTGAAAGATTGCTGTGCAAATGATAGTTTCAATCGAAAGATTAATGTTGTATATCAAATGGTTCTATTCACCGGATTCGAACATTAAATTCCAAACTTTTCAACCTCCGTCTCCGTTTCTTTTCACCCCACCACCCCTTTTGCCGTGCGCAGTGTGCAAGTAGTCTGTTTCAAGTAGCTTAGCATTAGATTCTTTTGTCAATTATTGCACGAAGCCATCAAATGATTGTAAAGATGTTCATAAATACTAAATATTTTGTATAATGAAGTAGATCATTAAAATGTGTTATCAGATTTTGTGGAATGGTGGGGGAGTAGGGGGCGCGCCGTTTTTTACACATCTGTAAATGGAACCCATATTCATTAATTAAATAGCTTAGTCCATGTAGGCCTCAATTTGCGCTGTTGAGCAGGCAGCGGGTGGTGTAATACTGGATCCCCGATTGGCAGCCCACAATCCGAGGGATAAGTGAAGCACTCGAGGCCGATGTTTTGGACGGAATATCTAAAGCCTACAGTGTATCTATTTGTAGTAGATCGGTATACTTCCGAATGTGTAGCCATGTACACCTGGGCTTAGTTTTTTTTTTCAGACTAGTTGAGGAAGCTTGACAGCGACGGGTTAAGTTCTTGTTAGCTAGTAGGCTAAGTGCCACGACTGTTATTTTGGTCCTTTTGTTTAATTTCGCAACGTTAATGAATAGACAATGCGATACGTAGTTTCGAGTCTGTTTTTAACCGTCTGATAATTGCAGGACAGAGTTGGTGTGTTTCTTGCATTTCATAACACAAGCTAGAAACAACTATTGCGACGTCGATTGCTTGGCtaactaacgctagctagcttgctagctaattgATTCAACACTTCGGCGTAGCTAATTAGGTTGGACGTTAATTAGCTAAAGAATCAAGAGCCATTTGGGCATTTTTATCCACGGCGTTGTTATATATAGCCTTAAACTATGTTTTATTACTCACTGCACTTTCTCAACTATAATAATCATGCAACCTTGCTGGTTAAACGATTTTTTCTGGGCACGGCTAGATAATTGGTGAGGACGGAAGTGGGCAAATACAAGTGTTGGTATTTgggatttgtttttgtttttatcgCGCCTCGATTAATTTAGTAGTATTCAAATTTGGATCTTAATAATAGCGACGATGTAAGTCGTTAAACCTAACCACAAAATTAAATTTCTGCCGAGTAGCATTGGAAAAGGACAATACTGCATTGAGTTCTCATGGTGAGGTATGTTGGCCATTAGGCTATTTTGTTAACGTTAGTGTGTGTATGATGTTCAAATGGCCATTATTCGCTTATTAGTTATAAAACGACATGTTTTGCATGACCCTAAATATCATGCTAGTCGCTAACAGTTTATGCTGGTCAAGGTCAATAATCAGGCCATTCACTTACATTTTAATTGAAGTGGTTTAAATGTTTCTTCGTGTCACATGACATTGCAATTACATGTCAAatgtaaagtattttttttattgcacTGTTAATTTGTTAATTGGTAGTCCTCAGAGGAATTTAATTTGAAGTTGATTTAATTGATTTGGACCAAGTTTAATTGATACTATTTTAGGTAGGTCTAATGTAGCCTAAACAATTAGGCTATCTATTTCTGTTATCTAATAGTTAATTATCTATATTGAGGCTGAACTTGGATTACTTTCTGTTTAGGTTTATTTTTATTTCCAACATACTTACTGAACATTTGCACTGTATAGCTTTTATTTTGGTTCTACAGAGAAACACCCCTGGACATGGTCAtgatttaaaataaatattttgaattccactaaaatagattttgatcTTGCAGGAGGAGTCTGGTGAGACAGTGTGCGGTGACCGCAACGGAGTGGCGGTGTGGTTGTGCCCCCTGTGTCAACAAGGGTTACCAGACAGGGGCTCCCTTGCTCTGCACCTGAATGATGGGCATAGTGTGCTTCCTAACTGTGTAGACAAGTTGCTGGACATTGTAAGTAGTGCAATGCAAGTTCATTCTGGACTAgtatttcttcttcttttttcccATCGCACGAGTCAACAGAACTTGACTTTTGTGTCTGTGTTTAATGAATGATTCTTGGATGACatcaaatataatacattttcaattatTGTACATGCATTATTTGTATATGTTATTGTAGGATTTTAGAACGTTTCCCAAAAGCCTCTTAAGAATAAGTTTAACTAACTTAGAATCTTTGTAAGAACATGGTTAAATCTCCGAGCTGTTTCCAAAAACCATTGTTACTAAAGCTGCATTTGAAAACGCTTGTTAGTTACGgactgccttagaccactcatAGAACAGCTAATTGCGTCGTAagccgtttttttttttgtgtaccgCGCCACTTTATAGACAGATCTCCACTAAACATCATCAAATGTTTCTGTCTGACTGTTAACTTCACAACGAAGTTGACAACTACAGTTGCAAGTCTTTAACTGTTACAAACAAGCAAATAAAAATATGCTTCAAAGGAAACCAAGATGACTGCTTTAAAATATAAATTGCCTACAGTATAAACTACGTAGGCCTATATAATTCAAgaatatttaaaaacatttaatgtTCATTCAATTGAGTTCTATTTTACTACTGTCTATAATTTTGCCtcaatatacagtactagtcaaaaattttggacacacttactcataaacagtttttctttatttttaccattttctacactgtagaataatagtgaagacatcaaaactatgatgtAACACAATATGGAatcgtgttaaacaaatcaaaatatattttagtttttcaaagtagccaccctttgcctagatgacagctttgcacactcctggtattctctcaaccagcttcacctggaatgcttttccatcagtctttaaggagttcacacatatgctgagcacttgttggatgagtttccttcactctgcggtccaactcatcccaaacatctcaattgggttgaggtttggtgattgtggaggccaggtcatcggatgcagaactccatcactcaccttcttgataaaatagtccttacacagcctggaggtgtgttgggtcattgtcctgttgaaaaacaaatgatagtcccactaagtgcaaaccagatgggatggtttgccatgctggttaagtgtgccttgaattctaaataaatcactgaccgtgtcaccagcaaagcaccatcacaccaccacctccatgcttcacagtgggaactacacgtgcagagatcatccgctcacaaagacacggtggttggaaccaaaaatctcaattttggacttatcagaccgaaggacagatttccattgcttgggtttcttggcccaagcaagtctcttcttcttattggtgtcctttagtagtggtttctttgcaacaatttgacCAAGGTCTGGctcaagcagtctcctctgaacagttgatgttgtctgttacttgaactgtgaagcatttatttgggctgccatttctgaggctggtaactccaatgaacttatcctctgcagcagaggtaactctgggtcctcctttcctgtggcggtcctcatgagagccagtttcatcaaagcgcttgatggtttttgcgactgcacttgaagaaacttcaaaAGTTTTGACATTTTCCGgtttgactgaccatgtcttaaagtaatgatggactgtttctctttgcttatttgagctgttcttgacataatatgaacttggtcttttaccaaatagggctctcttctgtataccacccctaccttgtcacaatacaactgactggctcaaacacattaagaaggaaagaaattccacaaatgaacttttaacaaggcacacctgttaattgaaatgcattccaggtgactacctcatgaagctggttgagagaatgcgaagagtgtgcaaagctgtcaaggcaaagggtggctactttgaagaatctcaaatataaaatataacttatttttggttactacatgattccatgtgttatttcatagttttgatgtcttcattattattctacaatgtcaaaagtagtgaaaagaaagaaaaacccttgaatgagtaggtgttgccaaacttttgactggtactgtatttcatGATACGAAACAGCTTGTGCAATGTGCCAAATCTTTATTTAGTGCATTATTATACAGACCTTCTAACATGCATGCATTTTGCGTACCTAC from Oncorhynchus mykiss isolate Arlee chromosome 15, USDA_OmykA_1.1, whole genome shotgun sequence includes these protein-coding regions:
- the thtpa gene encoding thiamine-triphosphatase isoform X1, with the translated sequence MESTMSVEVERKFVCDADIQKQLEEIGAVCIGQKQFQDKYFDTPDFLLTLRDVWLRCRQGCWELKCTTVTKAEDRVGEPQKAELCSRYQEITNLSQIQLKVREFMKEGNGEQKTANQTHPVVHQDTPKTEGAENCPTGNESWLMELNLVCFAEFTTQRCSFTFGGEGDESGVRVDLDQADFGYCVGEIEVLVPKGEDIQSALRKIEKTAQRLGLSGDQRVQGKMDVYLQRYCPEHYAKLLSASIL
- the thtpa gene encoding thiamine-triphosphatase isoform X3, translating into MESTMSVEVERKFVCDADIQKQLEEIGAVCIGQKQFQDKYFDTPDFLLTLRDVWLRCRQGCWELKCTTVTKAEDRVGEPQKAELCSRYQEITNLSQIQLKVREFMKEEFTTQRCSFTFGGEGDESGVRVDLDQADFGYCVGEIEVLVPKGEDIQSALRKIEKTAQRLGLSGDQRVQGKMDVYLQRYCPEHYAKLLSASIL
- the thtpa gene encoding thiamine-triphosphatase isoform X4, translated to MESTMSVEVERKFVCDADIQKQLEEIGVCIGQKQFQDKYFDTPDFLLTLRDVWLRCRQGCWELKCTTVTKAEDRVGEPQKAELCSRYQEITNLSQIQLKVREFMKEEFTTQRCSFTFGGEGDESGVRVDLDQADFGYCVGEIEVLVPKGEDIQSALRKIEKTAQRLGLSGDQRVQGKMDVYLQRYCPEHYAKLLSASIL
- the thtpa gene encoding thiamine-triphosphatase isoform X2; its protein translation is MESTMSVEVERKFVCDADIQKQLEEIGVCIGQKQFQDKYFDTPDFLLTLRDVWLRCRQGCWELKCTTVTKAEDRVGEPQKAELCSRYQEITNLSQIQLKVREFMKEGNGEQKTANQTHPVVHQDTPKTEGAENCPTGNESWLMELNLVCFAEFTTQRCSFTFGGEGDESGVRVDLDQADFGYCVGEIEVLVPKGEDIQSALRKIEKTAQRLGLSGDQRVQGKMDVYLQRYCPEHYAKLLSASIL